The Quercus robur chromosome 3, dhQueRobu3.1, whole genome shotgun sequence DNA segment AGAAgtgaaatggaatggaaaagTGCATTAGATAAGTATGAAAGAATTCCTAACAAAgaaattcaacaaatattaGAAATAAGTTATGAAGGATTGGATGAAACAGAACAAGATATTTTCCtagatattgcatgtttcttcaAGGGATTTTGCAAAAATTATGTTGTAGATATACTAAATTCTTGCAATTTATACCCAGTTATTGGTATTCAAAGACTTATTGAGAAGTGTCTTGTAACAATTGATCGATATGATAAATTATGGATGCATGACTTGGTACAACAAATGGGTAGAGAAATTGTTCGACAAGAATCACCAAAGATACCTGGAATACGTAGCAGGTTATGGTGTTATGAGGATGCTTTTGAAGTTCTAACAAAAAATACGGTATAAGTTGCTTTCAttcaccttttttattttcttgatagggagaatttaatgaattttttatatttgcttgatatatatttttccttttgttatgGAAGGAAATTCAAGtccatttatatatttaaaatttaatagtgATTATATTTTTGGTGAATTATTTTGCATGATGTGATTTACTAAATGTTTTACCTAAATAGGGATCAAGAAAAATTCGAGGCATGATGATATGCTCACCTGAAGGAGCAAAGTTGCAATTAGAAGCTAAATGTcttgaaaagatgaaaaatctcAAGTTCCTTATAGTTAATAATGTAGATATTTGTGGGAGTATCGAATATCTTCCCAACGAATTAAGATTACTTGATTGGCCCAAATTTCCTTTTCATTCCTTACCATCCAATTTTTGTCCTCAAAAACTTATTGCACTCAACATGCCAGAGAGTCAAGTTATATTGGACAGACTTCATGAGgtataaccattttttttttttaagattatttcttcattaaactatattttaaactttgttgaagctaaattttaatttttcttttcttttttttccctacagATGGGACAGCTCAGAAACTTGACATATATGAATTTTCTTTCTTGTCAACACATAAAGAAATTATCTGACTTATCGATTGCAACCCCAAGCATAAAGCAATTGAATCTCAATGAATGTAGAAATTTAGTCGAAGTTCATGACTCTGTTGGATGTCTTGATAAGCTTGAAAAGTGGGAGCTCAATAACTGCAAGGAACTTCGGATTCTTCCAAGTTTCCTCATAATGAAATCTCTTAAGCATTTAGATCTTTATCAGTGCACAAGGCTTGAGAAGTTCCCTGATATTCCGCATGAAATGGATGGTTTAAAGTATCTAACTATTATTGGGACTGGTATTAAAGAGTTGCCTCCATCATTTGAGAATCTCACTGGGCTTGAGGAATTACACCTAGGTTCAGGTCTTCTTCCAAGTAGCATATGTAATTTACATCTTCACAACCTCCATATTTGGGGTGATGTCAAATTTCTAGAGGACATGGAGATTGATAGACAAGCTTTGTGCAATTACTATGATGGCTTTTCCAAATATAGGTTACAGAGCTTGACATTTCTAgctctttatttttataaaattagtccagaaatagattttattttgacttattgTTGCCCACTCTCATTGAAACGTTTAGGCATACAGAGTGAAGATGTTACCCTCCCAGAAAGTATTATCAGATTCAAAAGATTACGTTGGCTTGAAATTGGAAATTCCCCTTCCCTTCAGGAAATTCCACAACTTCCAAAAACTATAAGAGGAGTAAATGCATCAAATTGCTTCTCTTTGAATTCAGAATCATTAAGCAAAATATTGCTTCAGGtatctttttcttaaatttatgaATAACAATTTTGGTTACCTTCTCAAATTTGTTGCTACATTTGTCaaactttaatttttgaaatccTAATTGCATGCAGTTTGGAGGAATTTTAGGGCTCCCACAAATTATGGCATGTTTAGGTGTGAGAGACGATATATTATTGGATTCACAGTCATCTAGCAGACTATGGCAACAAACTGATCTTTCTTCCTGGGTCCCCCGTCACAAGTTCTTTGAATTTAAATCTGAGTTTCGTAAAAGTCAATATTGGTTACGAGATTATTATGATGATGACACTCCGTGTGATTGTCATGTTATAATACCAGGAAATAAGATACCAAAATGGTTCAACCATGAAAGCGTTGAAAGTTCCATATCATTGTGGGTTGGTTCAGAATTGCCAACATTTGCTCTTTGTGTTGCTTTTCGTCTAGCGGATGACGatgaatgtgattttttttgtgttgttgaCATTTTCATCAACGGTCATAAACGAACGCTCgtaaagaaattcttttttgaaatgcaTTGTCATCATCAGTGGTTTTATGGCGCATCTCATAGGCTGTTGCAGGAGGAAGTTGGAAACTTGATTCAAGGAGATCGGAATCATGTTGAAATTTCAAGTAAAATATCTTGTTGGACTAGTGAAACTGGCGGAGAAATAGCTCCTACCATTGCAAGGATGGGAGTCCATGTGAATTGTATTTGTGGTCTTCATAATTCCGTTATTAGCCATGAAAACCATGATGAACTAGTCCAACCACGAGGCAATCGAATTTCAAAGAGAATTGTGCACCAGCGGCTCAGACCATTTCTTCCTCGAGGTTGCCGTTTTATCCTGTGCAGATTTTACCATACTCGGTGCCCATCCCGAAGTACTTCTGGTCGACCATTACTAAAAGGACGTAGAATCAGCAACAAGAGAAAGAGGCCCTTCATCACAAGGAGTAGCAATTGTTTGTATGGAGCTCAAGACCAAAGTGACTGCTAAAAGGAGAACAAGAACGAAGAAAATGAGAACCTcttgataaaaattttgaatgaagAAATATCCCAAGGTAAAATTATGACTCCCAAGCATTCACATTTACATTAGAGGTTCTATTttagcaaattaaaaaattattttagttttcaaacaaaataacatCTATAGGCTggcttcccaaaaaaaaaacatctataGGCTATAGCTTTATCCGGATtgctatatttaaaattttttagcaacCCACTACAGTATACTGCTATAAATAGCAGCTATTGTAGaaactacttaaaaataaacttcaatttttttattcaactccctctctctcatccatcaataaaatattcactCATTTCTCacaaagaataataaaataaataaataaataatatttaaatgaaataataaaataatatagtatgAGATGTAGAGTATATTGTAAAGTGTAGGGATGGAGCAGGACTTAGAGTTAGGGCCTGGGGCAGAagtataaataaagaaaaaaattattatgaaatttcaaataagCATCCATTCAGTATTAACAAatctttaacaaaaacaaagacaccaaattattgtttcttaatatattacaATGCAATCATTTATAAAAAGGGAACTCAGAGTGCGTCTTGGATGTGTTTCTATTGTTGAGTAAaggtaaaattattttgtttaaaattttttaaaggaccAGGTTATTTGTTTTGAGTAAAATTAATTGACtggacttgattttttttttttggctttgctattggtaatttttgttgttgagctaatttttaggcttgttaattttgttttaaatattagATCCATAGGTGTTTTTATGGCCTTTAAAGAGATTGATGATATTGTTAAGAGGGGAGGGAAATGCAATTTAATTTAtctaaattgctaaaattagtacctataTATCctagtatttttttgaaaaaagttggGGGTCCATGAATAGCTACATCCATGGTAAAATgagttgttaataaaaataaagtaacttttagagttactaaaagctaaatatttagcaccaccaatgtgaacatattcaaaatttcatcaaaaatttttgcaagatgttgaaaatattggCAATTCAAAATACTGGAGCAAGAACTATGAGCCTATCACTGGAGCTAGATGAGTGTAATTTAATTTCAATGGACTATTTTATAATTTCAgctaggacaaagtttagctttAAACTGGTTTGAAGTTTTCTTTCTCTAACCTTTAGTCCCTTACGTGCTGATTTAAAAGACTATTCATgtctattatttaaacaagtcacataacttattaaaaaagtcatatgactaaaattatacatgaatGGTCTTATGAAAAGTCAAATAGTGGGTTAAAGGAAAACAGTTCCAAATTAGTTTGCaaccaaactttttcctttcaattGCCTTAAAATGTAGTAGAATTGGATGAGTGTAATTTAAAAAGTGGGGAGGGGTGTGGGTTTCAAACTTTCAGTTTACATGGACAGTTGAGTCCTTAATGCTATGCCTATAAGCCTATTGTTTGTGTGAAGTGGACTTGtagttgttttacttttatgtttttattttttatttttttagtaaacagtaatatttattagaacacatacgaaaatagtaatattagtgcTGAGTTGTTTTTTCAGAAGTATAACTTGCCAAAacatttctaccaaaaaaaaaaaatttgccaaaacATAATAATTCTATTTCACAATCTGTTTGAAGAATTATGCTTTTGCATTTACTTGATAAATATTATGCCGTTAATTGTGCTTTGAAAGGTAAGGACAATGGGCTTGGCGACCGGTCACTCTTAATGATGTTTCTGCCTAGTGAGGAATCATATGCAGGGGTCAGTTGTATGCTGGTCAAACATGCTTTTAATatattctgaaaaaaaaaaaaatatatatatatatatatatttaatatactTTCTGCTTAAGTTGTTTGCAACTTCGCATTAGAGCTCATTCCTAGgccctttcttccttttataaCTTTTCAGATATTGAACTAACAATTTTCTCCGCTTTGTTTTGATGTCTATTCTCTCTTCATGTGCAAACTTGCAGCGCAATACTTTCTTGTTCACAGCCATTTCTGCGAAAAATTCTACATGTCTAGTGCGAGCAAAGCCCAATTATTTTTGGGCCAATTacttatattttgtaatttttttatggcaaattacaatttactcaCCTGGTTtagccaaaatttaagttgccaacttgtgatttgaaatttgacactttatccacctaaaattagtttaattaaatttctataactcacctctattaaaaatagagctaaatatgtaatttttaattttgctctATTTTTATGTCTCTCctccaaacacacaaaaactataaaaatacaaaatcaaataagatcAAAAACTATCCATCAAACACTTGCATCATGAAATTTCAAACTACTggcaatttaaattttggtcaaacctTAAGTGGGTCAAGTATCAAATTTTTAACAACAAATAGACAACTTCAATTTCAGTCAAACTACATCTACATGTGAGTAAGTTGTactttactctattttttttttatcttttatatatggCCCAAGCCCGTGTAACCTTAACGGGCATTTGAGGAAGTGTGGTTTGAAAGATAGAATTGAGCAAATCACGAATTTTAAGTGGGCTGGGCCACTTACAAAATCCAAATGTCCATAAAGGTAATCATGTGCTGATTACTTTCATACAAATGGAACTCTGTCACTCCGTTCTATGTTGCTGAAGTCATGGCTGGACCCATTTTCAGCCCACAAAAGCAAGTCGTTGCATTTATTGACTTCTTACGAGCTCCTTTCTTTACCTAAGCTAAAAACAAACACGAAGCTTACCTCTTCTTTTACAACATAGCAGAAAATTGCTTCAATTCTATTTCAAATTTGGACCCTAGGAATGTCCCAAAGCTGATATAAAGCCTCTTCATCAAGTCTAGAATTAAGAATTTTCGTCATTCCTTCAACTACCATACTTATTTTACTCAAACTTCCTTACTTAAGAGCAACATATATTAAGGGTTTGGTGTGAACGTAGCAACACAATAGAgtcctctctctttcccttaccACATCTCTTAAATTCCTCATCATGCTGTATGTacaaaaatatttagatataaTGCATTATTCATGTTTTCCCATCCTTTTGTTGTCTAGCACTTTTAGGCTTTCTTTGTGATGCACCATTAGCCTTTACTCCAAGAGTAttgtgaattttgggcttgactaTCCTTAAagtttttacatttattgaacCCAATGGGCATTTGGGATCACTTTCgttttgtttttcccttcaCAAACCAACCCTGACATAGGCATTTATATGATCTTCTTTCTGTTGAGTTTTAATGTTAAAGTTTCTATCTTTGCAGGCTTAGGACTTTGAATCTTTTTCTAAAGGGCTCACTGGAAGGGAGTTTTATTGGCTTCATTCAGTCAATGAAGATAACAAAAAGAGGGTAAAAGACAAACATTTGTGCAGTTTGTGATTCTTCTTCTATCCACTCAATATTTATGTTTGTACATCTTTTTAATGATGTGAAATTCAAGTTACTATTAACCATGTGTATTGAGACTCTAAATTACATAGCAGAAGATAgttattattgtttatttaagTTCTGTACGTATGATTTTTTATGATGAAATTCATTTGAGGGGCATCAAATTATGTTTGGTTCTTTCATGTTCATTTTTATCTCTAAAGAACCCCTCATCACACCAGACCACCACTTCATGACTATTAGACTCCCACAAGATCCACAGCATCAAACAAGTCGTTTACTCCGTAATTCTCATTCAAAGAGAATTTCAAGGTGAGCTTTCATCTCTCTTGATTTCATATATTCTTGCCTAACACTTGTTTAAAACTTTATTCCATGACTGACAGAAAATTAGAACCTCTTGATCAAAAACTAAAGAAGGTCCGATTATGATATTGAAACAATTTTCTTTCGAGTCACTGGAGAAGGATTGGGAAGTCTTCTAGGCTGTAAGATAGAATCTCTTTCTGCCATATTAAATTTGTAGATGCTATTAGGATCTTTATCTTCGCAATTTGGAATTTGGTGATTTTACAAATGTGGACAATGAAGTatgaaaaaattgtatttgtCTAAAGGGGGCAGGATTTCTCTTTTAAAGAGTGCTCTTTGGTGTTTGCCAACCTATTTTACTCCCATCTTCGATATGCTGACATAAGCTTGGAAGAGGAAATGCACTATCTCTGATGCACTTTTTTGTCTTCCCAAACGATACCCTTtgaaatgttattattattatatattttggacGGTATTTTAAATGTTATTGGTAGGAAgctttagttatttttttgtgCACATGTTTTTGTAATCATGTTAGCTACTCAGTTaatagagggttttttttttttttttttttttttttttttttttttttttttgggtttagttcATAATTATCCAGAAAGATGCTTGTCAGAAATTTTGAGTTGGTTACTTGATGACAAAGGCGGTGGAAGGCTtgtatatgaaaaatatgtgCTTAAGTTCCATGCATTAAATCAAGATGTACTTGTTTTGCTTCTGCTGGAAGTTGAATATAAATCTAGATCTTTTGCAATCTCAATGTGAGTTGCTCTTCTTTCTTAGTCCTTGTAGTTTGATATTAGgctatacaaaatataaattaaaggtGGGGATTTTTGGATGCTAATGACCTTTGATTATCTGCGTCTAGATTGACTGGAATTTACATTTTGACTAAGTTAATTGTGGGTTTTGTGCAGTTTTCATTATCATGGTGTTTATGAAACATCAAGAATGTGTTAGATTTTGCTTCAGGGCAGGCAAGGCTTATTAGCAGACCACTTATCATAAAGCGAAAAGACAAAATGGCTTGTTTTCACATGATGAGATCATAAGAGGTACCTATGAAATAATGTTGGTGCTCCTTGCATCAAGGCAGCTATAAAAAGGTCTAGAAAAGTAATTACACCAATTTGTGGACTTAATTCAAGGATGTAAAGAGTTTTCTTGGTCAAAATGGATTTTCTTGGGATGATACCAAACAAATGGTTGTGGCAAGTGATAAATACACTAGTTTTTTGTTCACTTTTTGATTTGATCTCTACCTTTGGGGTGATAGTGAACTGACATAATACACATGCAGGATCACCTGGAGGTGCAGTTGTACAGAAATAAAGCCTCGATGAACTTCGACGAATTGTACTTGATATATGCACGTACAACATCAAGTGGAAGATACTGCTGAACAAGTCATGATATAGACTTTGATGATGACATTCAAGGAGTGAAAATGGGTGACTTTTTATATCCCAGCATGGATCTGCAGAAATGTTGCATTTGTCATTTGCATTTTAATGTATGCTACTGGTATTGTGCCTATATTAAGCCTGTTttcactgattttttttttttttttttttttttttttgtgcaaagatctaattacatatttattatTCTAGGGAGCGCATAAAACGAGAGACATCATAGACAACCAAACTCCCCTCCCCTTTCCTTCTTCTTAGTCTATGCAGAGATATCTGGAACTCTATCCCCActagaatttcaaaaaatttgaagaaaaatggcCTTTTCCCATCTCCAACATTTATATATCCCAATCTTGCTTTTGGCCACTCTTTCGGTTGTCAACCATGGCCTGCTTTCTACATGAATCAGTAATATGCTTTCACCTGATTGTATGCAAAGCCAGTTATGACCTAAGTAGCACCTAATGACAAGATTTGTTTGCAAACTTGTCTATATTAGAGGAGAAATAAGAACCTTTAACCCCCACACAATAGACACaaacattaaaaacaataaaatagtgTTGCAGAGAAATGAGCACAAGCTACATGGCCTTGTGAAGACTTGATTGGACTGGTCCTGATGGCTTATTTTTCTCTGTTTAATTGATATGGCCCTAATATCTCTTAAAATTTCATTTGCAGATCTCAAGTATAGGTCATAGGTGCTTCCTCTTTAAAAATATTGCTCCAAAAATTGAGCAGATGCCTGCACAACACAAGTTCTCATGGCATTTTTTTACGATTGTGTTCTGGATATCCACTACTTCTGGGGAAATGCTTAAGGCACTTCTGGAATGTCTGCTAGCTCTTTTTGGGACCAACCCAAAATACTTGTATGAGGAAATTCAGAGGGGGATCTGGTTTCTGATTTGGCAGTTGCCAAAGCAACTTAGCAGCAATGGGCATGGTCGACTACTTTGTTGGACCAATGTTTTACATGCTTGTTGGGCTTGGTTGGAACAGTTTTTTTCATACAATTTTTGTCCAAATGCTTATGAACTCCATTTCCATGTGGGAATTGTAACTGCATTTATCTTccttttattaaatttgataGGGTCTCTCACAGTGATTAGTTGATACAGATCCCAGGTGCCCAAGGTTCTGGTGCTTGTCTTGTTGGTCTGTATGTTATTTTATGACCGTAAGCTTAGTAATTGCCAAGTTTTCAGGGTTATTCCAATTATTCGAGGTATATGTTGATTGAGGCTCTACAACATGACACTTTTGCTCCCCCAGGTCCATTAAATTGATCACTTCAAATATTAAGCTAGTTTTGGATTCTCTCTCTTGAtggaattttgggtttgttcataaagaaaaaaaaattttgctcccaATTTGATCCGTTGGATGGCAGTTTGTAATTCTGATTAGTCAAAATGgatttttctctaattttcttCAGGTTAGAGATGGCCGGGCCCTCTGTCTCCCTTACTCTCAATACGGTATatttactcaataaaaataaaaaataaaaaataaaaaatcaaagatatATGGTCTTCCACTATTGTTTCATATTGCATGTTGCAAGCTGTGCCTTGCTTGTGTGCTTGGTACTTAGTGATAGACTTTATAGATTATACTAATCACGTAATCTTCACTTAGTACTAGACATTGCAAATTGTATTTAGGCTATAATTATCTTTCAATTGTAGCTTATAGTTGTAACTTATCTATATTTTCTGAATATTtgaatataaatacaaaatgtgGACAACAATCGAATGTAAGCTGCCACttccaattttacaatattttctttcaaaaactAGCCAATTAATTTGGAGGAAATCGTGACTAGCATTtacattaaactaaaaaattatacataaagatttttttaaaaaaaaatttatacataacaAAAGACTTTTCTATATACATAAAGAATAATACTAGagaaacaaattattttacaaaaaattttacaaactgttaatgtggtaagtgattattggtaaatgaaaagtgatattaatggtaggtttaaataaaaaccaataagaggttgcctacatcaacattttgtaaaaatgttgtaaaatagtttttgtcTATAGTATTACTCATATATAAATCaatcataaacacaaaaaaataaacattaacaTCATAGAAgtattgttaagaacatatcgAAGGTATGTTGGATTTCACCCTTTACCTTAGCAAGTCATTATGAGGCTAGCACTCTTGAATTTTGACCTAAATAGCCTTTAAATAGgccaataaattttattacaattaaATTTCCCTTCTTTTTAGGGGGAGAATTTATTTTCgggcttcatttttttttatttttttggctgaatgatTTTCAAACTTCATTTAACCGACTATTCTAGCCCATTAAAATAGAATTTGGACTTTCCATAATCTTAAAGTTGTATTCTTTTGAGTTATCTTTTTaacccaacttgaatcatcgcAATTCAATATTTGAGCAGAAAGTTATGCTCAAAATACTAAAACTATGTGGGCTGTATTCTTAGGTGAATATTTCTAATAAAATCCTAAGGTGAATTGGACTTGGAGTTAGTGTGAACCTTTGATTTCTTGCTCCATTTGGGCTCGAATTTGATTGGGTTGAGATTTTTTAACCTCATTATGACCCTTGTCAAAATTTAGTTTATTAGTCTTCGTCTAATATGCTCATTTCATTCTAGATAAATCTTGCTTGAATCAATTTTATTCTCCTACAAATCAAAGACATATTCATGCATTGAAATTCATTTTAagtacaaaattaattattcaacattactccaaaattaaatataaaattcatgaaTTAAGACAATATAAGTAAGATAATACTCCCTACTAAAagtataaatatgcaaaattaagctattatcaatCAACCCCAAGATTCTCAATCTTAgttatatatacaaattaaaattttaataaaatgagtaAAATTATatccattaaaattaaaataatttttctataaatttatgttgacagatttttttttttttttaaatcacaatgaaattataaaattcacaACAATTCAAAATATTATCTTGTAAAGTTGtcatttacaactatattttatgttggttttattccatgacagaaagtgttgtaattacattaattttattccttgtattttgtgggattttattttattagatttagtattaagttggtgaagaattgaGCATGAAATGAAGAATCAATGTAATTTTGCGACTAACTCACAAGAAGCTCGCAAATAAAGGTTCCTACGAAAAGGGCACGTGAGAAGCGCatgctggaagctgaagagtcatgccaagcTGTCAGTTTCATGAGTGTCTCACAAGAAGGGACAACCCGCGAGGTACCCGCGAAACACTCTACTTGGaagattttaagtgtgactttcttaccttttactcatactatatataccttcattacccacaaaagtaagAGAGgctatttagaaagaaaaaccctagataagtttttacaatataacacacccatcttttagagaaagagctactcatccttagtgagaaatcattgtagacTCTACTCCTCCCCTCTCCTATTGTCATACCTttgaggagatttgtacccaaacacaacccacataTTTTCAGAGTATAGAGAGTGTTTTGAAGCTTGAAAAACTTTGGgaatttgccaaaagaagccagcaaggcttggcggatgcaatcggttGTATTGCGAGATCCAGAAAACTAGAGAAAACATGACTCCAAGAAATTCGTTGGTaacaggagcttggagggctcaagtacattgggtaaactaggcttagagggtctttttaattcatatactccaactttattctctagtggatcgatttcaacttggagggtcacgaagaggtttttcgctaagtttttcagtttcctcttcaataacatatcttggtgttatcttgtgtttgcatctctcttccgttactcttgtgctttacattTATTACTTATTGTTTATGTTTGCGCACTAGAGTAGTTTTGGTTATTGCTCTTTAgttactcttgttccgcacttagataagttagagtaaaagcaatctagctatatttttaatttggggtctaaacaagctcttgtatTTTTGcacaaatccgagctttcaTATTTAATCATGAATCACATATGTTATATAGTTAACTTCAATGAACACcgcaccacaaaaaaaaataaaataaaaaaatctaggtTAACAACCATTTAATTGTTCTCATCTTTGATATAAGTTCTAATGACTACAATATTACTGTCAAGTGTGGAAATTATTAatcattattatcattattatttttatcattattgtcattatcattatcattcCTTGACTACATTATCTATAAGATGCTTGcttgttatttttattgattctcATAATAAACTTTTATTCCTCTTTACAACCCACCTAATTAATAAATCTTTGTTCATATTTGTATATATGAAGATAAATAACATATGTTTATACTtatgtacaaaataaataatatgtaaaTAGCGTTTTAGTCCATATATTTGGTACTTTGAATTTGGTCATCAAGTTTATATAACTTCATTTTAAtccttatatttaaaaatttgctattattttggtccttaaatgAGAGTAAGATGGAGATTAAAATGActgttaatttaaaaatataaggaCCAAAGATGAAGTTATAAAAacttaaggaccaaattgaaaataCAGCTAGAACATAGGGACCAAAAAGGTAATTTTCCCTAAATAATACTCATTGCCTCTTTGTTTAACTTCACGTGGATAATTTGTTGTCGATAGAATGACTTGCCCGAAAAACAATCATGATGAATTTAGtcacattattttcatttttagttgTACAGTTTCGTTTAAAGTTAACTTATTCGgttagttttattaaattttacctAACTGAGTATTCACCAAACTTATATTATTAGGATTGTACTCACAATAAGTAGCGGTTTCATTGTTGAAAAGACCCTCAAATGTGtaacaatgcaaaaaaatggGGTTATCtccaataatatattagattatGTTAATAACTATCCTTAGGGCAACtgttaataaatcataataaaaaagttttgactctactttcatggaaaatataaaaagttctcaacaatatttatttttttttaatcatttttccaataaaatgtttttaaaaatagttcctaaaccaaTGCCGTAGTTGGTTAACATTCCCCAATTTATtatatgtttcaaaaatacTTGAACAATGGTTATGTCTCTATATTTAGTACTTTCAATCATCATAATCATAGAAATCTACCTATAGCTAGAAATgctcaaaacaaaataaaaaacatgaaaatattaCCTAAGGTGTTCAGGAGAAAGAAAGAGGTAAAAAGTAAACATGGGTTATTACATAcattgtcaaaataaataaaagcatagaaatttatatttattaactATTTACCATATTTAATTACCATTGTGCAAATTCTATAAACATATGTTTCACTATATGTGCGTTTTCTACGAATATATGTTTCAttatatgtttgatttttatgtttattcataattttgttGCATATTACACAATGTTTTGCAAGGActattgataatataaaattgCATATCTCATATATCATTTCATAAACACGTtttattcccttaaaa contains these protein-coding regions:
- the LOC126719125 gene encoding disease resistance protein RUN1-like — translated: MALMTSKGASSSSFTHQYKNFDVFLSFKGEDTRHGFTGQLYNALCQWGIHTFIDDNLLREEQISTQHLKIIESSLISIIVFSENYASSTWCLDELVKIVECKKNDQLMRPIFYKVDPSEVRNQKGKFGEVLAKHEENFKDNRKVQSWRKALYDAANISGWHYKHNYYEFEFIQEIVKEISNSKLNRTPLFVARYPVGINYRAEAIKLLLDIGSKDVRMVGMYGPGGVGKTTIAKAIYNMVYDHFEGCSFLENVRDRFGIFNGGIQLQETLLYEIVGDINLKVSNVYRGINLIKERLCNKRILLILDDVDKLDQIKILIGQCDFFASGSRIILTTRDEHLLASFGKGLSAYKITELNDHEALELFSLHAFQRNKPEEDYLELTDQVIRYAKGIPLALAIIGADLYGRSEMEWKSALDKYERIPNKEIQQILEISYEGLDETEQDIFLDIACFFKGFCKNYVVDILNSCNLYPVIGIQRLIEKCLVTIDRYDKLWMHDLVQQMGREIVRQESPKIPGIRSRLWCYEDAFEVLTKNTGSRKIRGMMICSPEGAKLQLEAKCLEKMKNLKFLIVNNVDICGSIEYLPNELRLLDWPKFPFHSLPSNFCPQKLIALNMPESQVILDRLHEMGQLRNLTYMNFLSCQHIKKLSDLSIATPSIKQLNLNECRNLVEVHDSVGCLDKLEKWELNNCKELRILPSFLIMKSLKHLDLYQCTRLEKFPDIPHEMDGLKYLTIIGTGIKELPPSFENLTGLEELHLGSGLLPSSICIQSEDVTLPESIIRFKRLRWLEIGNSPSLQEIPQLPKTIRGVNASNCFSLNSESLSKILLQFGGILGLPQIMACLGVRDDILLDSQSSSRLWQQTDLSSWVPRHKFFEFKSEFRKSQYWLRDYYDDDTPCDCHVIIPGNKIPKWFNHESVESSISLWVGSELPTFALCVAFRLADDDECDFFCVVDIFINGHKRTLVKKFFFEMHCHHQWFYGASHRLLQEEVGNLIQGDRNHVEISSKISCWTSETGGEIAPTIARMGVHVNCICGLHNSVISHENHDELVQPRGNRISKRIVHQRLRPFLPRGCRFILCRFYHTRCPSRSTSGRPLLKGRRISNKRKRPFITRSSNCLYGAQDQSDC